In Topomyia yanbarensis strain Yona2022 chromosome 2, ASM3024719v1, whole genome shotgun sequence, one DNA window encodes the following:
- the LOC131685716 gene encoding uncharacterized protein LOC131685716 codes for MMWAGYKRSFQVVDLKTFGDYMTSVVQDASSVVTFEPESRRNNPRDRPKNKAFVNTHAMEGAVSSVRSINVPTGAAKQFDCAHCSKTGHRVRECIAFKALHVDDRWRRVRALGLCQNCLFSHGRRACRIRSSCDIEGCQFRHHPLLHSLRGPPKAPASNALVAENHTHRLLTSSTLFRIIPVILHGSDVSIDTFAFLDEGSDLTLMEHDLAVSLGLKGSPQPLCLRWTGNTSRMEKESQRITFEIAGEGQHKRHKIVNARTVQCLNLPSQSFQVEEAATKHAHLRGIPVSSYHNAKPKILIGIDNLRLALPLKVREGDGTGPIAARTRLGWCVYGPRESGDTEAYNFHVSRCDCDEELHDTVKQFFAIEEAGVRPSNIPMSKEEQRALTILETTTRRVENRFETGLLWKEDNVEFPNSYTMAVRRLECLERRMDRDPLLKENLHRQMCEYEAKGYAHRATKAEIDAADPRRVWYLPVGAVINPKKPGKVRVIWDAAAKVDGVSLNSALLKGPDQLSSLPAVLFRFRQYGVAVSSDIQEMFHQIRIREADKNSQRFLWRACPSEKPTIYLMDVATFGSTCSPASAQFVKNRNAVQHAELFPEASKAIVHDHYVDDYLSSFGSAEEATKVANDVRYIHGQGGFKLHNWRSNSSTVLEQLGEVPDGTEKQLNLIDGSTTERVLGMLWSPSSDELSFSTQMSDEVQTLIRMVTRPTKRQILRCVMTLFDPLGLLSPFIIHGKVLIQDLWREGTDWDEQVGDLVYAKWQRWIEMINHIAEIRIPRCYFPNATRRTYLRAEMHVFVDASEVAYACAIYLRTFNEHGKPQCSLVAAKSKVAPLKPWSIPRLELQACVLGVRWSKFVKENLDVPVSKTVFWTDSRTALSWINADPRNYRQFVSCRVGEILEHTSVSDWRWVPSKSNPADEATKWGSGPYFNHDSKWFQGPHFLNLLEADWTCRKEPVMVTVEEMRVSTLHHSSFEPTIDFDRFSSWDRLQRATAYVLRFLHNVSKKQPRYSGQLQQSELKAAEEVIFKLVQREQYPDEVAALSNKAPNETGQEVIGKNSCIYQMMPKLDEKGLLREQGRIAAVKNVAYNVRHPVILPRRHRVTELLVHRFHRNFRHGNAETVVNEVRQLYAIPRLRLVVKKVGRECPSCKIRRTRPMIPPMAPLPSARLAHHERAFTYTGVDYFGPLLVKLGRSNVKRWVALFTCLTIRAVHLEIAYTLSTESCISCVRRFVGRRGPPAEFFSDNGTNFQGADRVLQHQISQGLSATFTSANTKWNFIPPGAPHMGGAWERLVQSVKAAMKEAYSEGKLDDEGLQTLVVEAESVVNSRPLTYLPLESEETEALTPNHFLLLSSNGMKQMNDEDEGPRQFSESVRCRILGDSWEHIQHQLDVFWGRWLVEYLPVIRRQPKWFSETPSLKPGDLVMVAEPTRRSGWERGRIVCLKQHADGRNRRAVVNIGDKTCVRPVSRLALLDVRKSGAPADSGLHQGETVNAETVELATLPSKCNASASKATQQ; via the coding sequence ATGATGTGGGCAGGATATAAGCGTAGTTTTCAAGTCGTCGATTTAAAAACCTTCGGCGATTACATGACGTCGGTGGTGCAGGACGCGTCGAGCGTAGTAACCTTCGAACCTGAGTCCAGAAGGAACAACCCACGCGATCGTCCAAAGAACAAAGCGTTCGTGAACACTCACGCGATGGAAGGAGCAGTCAGTTCTGTACGATCAATAAATGTGCCAACCGGCGCAGCGAAACAGTTTGACTGCGCACACTGCAGCAAAACTGGTCATCGAGTGCGCGAGTGTATTGCATTTAAAGCGTTGCACGTCGACGACCGCTGGAGAAGAGTCCGAGCTTTAGGTCTTTGTCAGAATTGTCTATTCAGCCATGGACGCAGGGCGTGTCGGATTCGTAGTAGTTGTGACATCGAGGGTTGTCAGTTCCGCCATCATCCACTGCTTCACTCTCTACGTGGGCCTCCAAAGGCTCCAGCATCGAATGCATTAGTGGCGGAGAATCACACCCACCGTCTTCTGACTTCGTCGACGCTGTTTCGGATAATTCCCGTGATCCTACATGGAAGCGACGTCTCGATTGATACCTTTGCATTCTTGGACGAGGGATCAGATCTGACACTAATGGAACATGATCTGGCTGTATCGTTGGGTCTGAAAGGTAGCCCTCAGCCTTTGTGTCTACGCTGGACGGGAAACACTTCCCGCATGGAAAAGGAATCGCAACGCATCACTTTCGAGATCGCAGGTGAAGGACAGCACAAACGGCACAAGATAGTGAACGCAAGAACGGTTCAATGTCTCAATCTGCCGAGTCAGAGTTTCCAGGTGGAAGAAGCAGCGACAAAACACGCGCACCTTAGGGGGATTCCGGTTAGCAGCTACCATAACGCAAAGCCTAAGATCCTCATAGGAATCGACAACCTACGACTTGCGCTACCACTTAAAGTAAGAGAGGGCGATGGTACCGGTCCTATAGCTGCGAGAACCAGATTGGGCTGGTGTGTCTACGGCCCGCGAGAAAGCGGTGACACCGAAGCTTATAATTTCCACGTAAGCAGATGCGATTGCGACGAAGAACTTCACGATACGGTGAAGCAGTTTTTTGCCATCGAAGAAGCAGGCGTGCGCCCGTCAAACATTCCAATGTCTAAGGAAGAACAACGAGCGCTAACTATCCTGGAAACTACAACTCGACGAGTAGAGAACCGTTTCGAAACGGGTTTGTTGTGGAAAGAAGACAATGTAGAATTCCCGAACAGCTACACGATGGCGGTACGTCGTCTAGAATGTCTCGAACGCAGAATGGATCGCGATCCGCTGCTAAAAGAGAACCTCCATCGACAGATGTGCGAATACGAGGCAAAGGGTTACGCGCACAGGGCTACGAAAGCGGAGATAGATGCAGCGGACCCAAGAAGGGTATGGTACCTCCCGGTGGGAGCGGTAATAAACCCTAAGAAACCAGGAAAGGTCCGAGTTATTTGGGATGCAGCCGCCAAAGTCGATGGAGTCTCACTTAACAGCGCTCTTCTCAAAGGTCCGGATCAACTCTCGTCACTTCCAGCCGTGCTATTCCGCTTTCGACAGTATGGGGTGGCGGTCAGCTCGGAtattcaggaaatgttccaccaaATCCGTATCCGAGAGGCAGATAAGAATTCCCAGCGCTTCTTGTGGCGCGCTTGTCCATCGGAGAAACCTACGATCTACTTGATGGATGTCGCTACCTTCGGGAGCACCTGTTCGCCAGCTTCGGCACAATTCGTCAAAAATCGGAACGCAGTACAGCACGCTGAACTGTTTCCTGAGGCATCGAAAGCGATCGTCCACGATCACTACGTTGACGATTACCTGTCGAGTTTCGGATCCGCAGAAGAGGCGACAAAGGTAGCAAACGACGTGCGATACATTCACGGCCAAGGAGGCTTCAAATTGCACAACTGGCGGTCAAATAGCAGCACGGTCCTCGAGCAACTGGGCGAAGTACCAGATGGAACTGAGAAGCAACTGAACCTGATCGACGGGTCGACAACCGAGAGAGTGCTCGGTATGCTTTGGAGCCCATCATCCGATGAACTGAGTTTCTCTACTCAAATGAGCGACGAGGTACAAACACTGATTCGCATGGTAACCCGACCGACGAAGAGGCAGATTCTACGTTGCGTCATGACGTTGTTTGATCCACTGGGGTTACTCTCGCCGTTTATCATCCACGGAAAGGTCTTGATCCAGGACCTGTGGCGCGAAGGCACGGATTGGGACGAACAAGTAGGCGATTTAGTCTATGCGAAGTGGCAGAGGTGGATCGAGATGATCAACCATATCGCAGAGATCCGAATTCCCAGATGTTACTTCCCCAACGCCACGAGAAGGACCTACCTCAGGGCTGAAATGCATGTGTTTGTCGACGCAAGCGAAGTAGCCTATGCGTGCGCTATCTACTTACGCACCTTCAACGAACACGGTAAACCACAGTGCAGCTTAGTAGCGGCAAAATCAAAGGTCGCCCCCCTGAAACCGTGGTCTATTCCCAGGCTGGAACTGCAGGCGTGTGTACTGGGCGTACGGTGGtcaaaatttgtcaaggaaaaccTCGACGTCCCAGTTTCCAAGACGGTTTTCTGGACCGATTCCAGAACGGCGCTATCCTGGATTAATGCTGACCCTCGAAACTATCGACAGTTCGTGTCCTGTAGAGTAGGTGAGATACTTGAGCATACTTCGGTAAGCGACTGGAGATGGGTGCCTTCCAAATCCAATCCAGCGGACGAAGCAACGAAATGGGGTAGTGGACCGTACTTCAACCACGACAGCAAGTGGTTCCAAGGACCGCATTTCCTGAATCTCCTGGAAGCAGATTGGACCTGTCGCAAGGAACCGGTGATGGTTACCGTGGAAGAAATGCGTGTATCGACACTACATCACAGTTCGTTTGAACCAACGATCGATTTCGACCGATTCTCTTCCTGGGACAGGTTGCAACGTGCGACCGCATACGTTCTCCGTTTTCTGCACAATGTATCGAAGAAACAGCCACGATATAGTGGACAGCTACAACAGTCGGAACTGAAGGCTGCTGAAGAAGTCATCTTCAAGTTGGTGCAACGTGAACAATACCCGGACGAAGTTGCAGCGCTGTCAAACAAAGCGCCCAATGAGACCGGTCAAGAAGTCATCGGGAAAAACAGTTGCATCTACCAAATGATGCCGAAGCTGGACGAGAAGGGTTTGCTACGTGAACAGGGTCGAATCGCGGCAGTTAAGAACGTCGCCTACAACGTGCGCCATCCCGTGATTCTACCGAGAAGGCATCGCGTCACGGAACTTCTGGTGCATCGATTCCACCGCAACTTTCGCCATGGCAATGCTGAAACGGTCGTTAACGAAGTTCGACAATTGTACGCTATCCCGAGGCTTCGATTGGTGGTCAAGAAAGTGGGCAGAGAATGCCCGTCCTGCAAAATACGGCGAACCAGACCAATGATCCCTCCAATGGCACCACTGCCATCTGCCCGCTTAGCCCATCACGAGCGAGCTTTCACCTACACAGGGGTGGATTATTTCGGACCATTGCTGGTGAAGTTGGGGCGATCCAATGTAAAGCGATGGGTCGCACTGTTCACCTGCCTAACGATTCGTGCCGTACACCTAGAAATCGCCTACACACTATCAACAGAGTCCTGTATTTCGTGCGTCCGCCGATTCGTTGGACGGCGCGGGCCACCTGCCGAGTTTTTCAGCGACAACGGAACGAATTTCCAAGGAGCCGATCGAGTACTGCAGCACCAGATAAGCCAGGGACTGTCCGCAACGTTTACCAGTGCAAACACGAAGTGGAACTTCATACCACCAGGAGCACCACACATGGGCGGAGCGTGGGAACGCCTAGTACAGTCCGTTAAAGCTGCAATGAAAGAAGCGTATTCCGAGGGGAAGCTTGACGACGAGGGGTTGCAGACGTTGGTCGTGGAGGCTGAAAGTGTCGTGAACTCAAGGCCTCTGACGTATCTGCCATTGGAGAGCGAGGAGACCGAGGCCCTCACCCCGAACCACTTCCTGTTGTTAAGTTCGAATGGGATGAAGCAAATGAACGACGAAGATGAAGGACCGAGACAGTTCAGCGAATCAGTTCGGTGTCGAATCCTGGGGGATTCCTGGGAGCACATCCAGCATCAGCTAGATGTATTCTGGGGGCGCTGGTTGGTGGAATATCTGCCGGTGATCCGCCGACAACCGAAATGGTTCAGCGAGACACCATCATTGAAACCAGGCGACCTGGTAATGGTCGCGGAGCCGACGAGACGGAGTGGCTGGGAGCGAGGGCGAATAGTTTGCCTGAAGCAGCATGCGGACGGCAGAAATCGACGAGCGGTTGTGAACATAGGCGACAAGACTTGTGTTCGACCAGTGTCGCGGTTGGCTTTGCTCGACGTGAGGAAGAGTGGAGCTCCGGCGGACTCCGGACTACACCAGGGGGAGACTGTCAACGCAGAAACCGTCGAGCTGGCAACACTGCCTA
- the LOC131685718 gene encoding probable RNA-binding protein CG14230, giving the protein MPLQRLFVGNIPAGTSEQELKQEFSAYGPVKAIDLKCKPNPLNDSVDTFAFVNIELDDRAVGRCITEFRQEQYKGVFLNVSKAKESFLDRLKREREEAEAGKLSSERLNPYKKCDTSAAVRKDDLVEPLPVLPTIQKEVESSSSGSSSESEDDGPEPAKTSVVRKPKAKEDDDQLVRKWNQETFIEHGKLKIVPITGQVKEVIDKSKNRKKQEKDLDEKARLADEKRKQGLSNLQSAYEQQKQAIQKALAGGEASKRKKIVFDDDSEEPARKHSKVALFNDEDEEDGFKANFAVRKQLAENTEKGQRLFEMQTQFHGDSRFKLDERFLADDSTEVRKSGNGILDRSGAKSGNHERKKQLEILSKVTGKEIHDRSQFSRDESGRKVMQRFDPSTNESKVSERPSRKEKQPTDEDLIEAKKAVRPAEDYKVSEDTFYSVSDSITQVIGNASGEFSLLSMFGNAAAADDDGEDVERENQDLGKPVFSDARFKYESSASEDEEGPQEKAAGDSEPKLQIQEAELEVKKQKKKAGYFSKQGVWKENFFFLPKDPRFEEGRKLFFEFASKVADAAVGRDEQRKDIRKIFKKRRLRETKNVNQMRVKRGLKLVKNKRR; this is encoded by the exons ATGCCCCTGCAGAGACTGTTTGTGGGCAACATACCAGCTGGCACCAGCGAGCAGGAATTGAAGCAAGAATTTTCCGCCTACGGCCCAGTGAAGGCGATCGATTTGAAGTGCAAACCCAACCCGCTGAACGATTCGGTTGACACGTTTGCCTTTGTCAACATCGAATTGGATGACCGGGCTGTGGGGCGTTGTATCACCGAGTTCCGGCAGGAACAGTACAAGGGTGTTTTTCTGAATGTGTCGAAAGCGAAAGAATCTTTTCTGGATCGATTGAAGCGAGAACGGGAAGAGGCAGAAGCTGGCAAACTTAGCAGTGAGCGTCTCAATCCGTATAAAAAATGCGACACAAGTGCTGCTGTGCGGAAGGATGATCTAGTTGAGCCGCTCCCGGTATTACCGACAATTCAGAAGGAGGTCGAATCTTCCAGTTCCGGGTCGAGTTCGGAAAGTGAAGATGATGGTCCTGAACCGGCTAAAACTTCTGTTGTTCGAAAACCAAAGGCAAAGGAGGACGACGATCAACTGGTTCGAAAGTGGAATCAGGAGACATTTATTGAGCATGGGAAACTGAAAATTGTGCCTATCACAGGACAGGTGAAGGAAGTGATAGATAAAAGCAAGAATCGAAAGAAACAAGAAAAGGATCTGGATGAAAAAGCACGGTTGGCTGATGAAAAGCGAAAGCAAGGCTTATCAAACTTGCAAAGTGCATACGAGCAGCAGAAACAGGCAATTCAGAAGGCACTGGCCGGGGGTGAAGCGAGTAAAAGAAAAAAGATTGTTTTTGATGATGATTCGGAGGAACCGGCTAGAAAGCATTCCAAAGTAGCACTATTCAATGACGAAGATGAGGAGGATGGGTTCAAGGCGAATTTTGCGGTTCGAAAGCAGCTTGCAGAAAACa CTGAAAAAGGACAACGGTTGTTCGAGATGCAAACACAGTTTCATGGGGATTCACGGTTCAAGCTGGACGAACGTTTCCTGGCTGATGATTCTACTGAAGTTCGAAAAAGTGGGAATGGTATTCTAGATCGAAGCGGAGCAAAATCGGGAAACCACGAGAGGAAGAAGCAGCTTGAAATACTTTCAAAAGTCACCGGGAAAGAGATACATGATAGATCACAGTTCAGTCGTGATGAGTCCGGCCGAAAGGTGATGCAACGGTTTGATCCTTCTACTAATGAGAGCAAGGTTTCGGAGCGACCGTCGCGGAAAGAGAAACAGCCAACCGACGAAGATTTGATTGAAGCGAAAAAAGCGGTTCGTCCAGCTGAAGATTACAAAGTATCAGAAGACACATTCTACAGTGTGTCGGACAGTATCACTCAGGTGATTGGAAACGCTTCCGGGGAATTTAGCTTGCTTTCAATGTTTGGAAATGCTGCAGCAGCTGATGATGACGGTGAAGACGTCGAACGTGAGAACCAGGACCTTGGAAAGCCTGTATTCAGTGATGCTCGATTCAAATATGAATCATCCGCTAGTGAAGACGAGGAAGGTCCCCAGGAGAAGGCGGCTGGAGACAGTGAGCCAAAGCTGCAAATTCAGGAAGCTGAATTAGAAGTGAAGAAGCAGAAGAAAAAAGCCGGTTATTTCTCTAAGCAGGGAGTTTGGAAGGAGAACTTTTTCTTCCTACCCAAAGACCCTCGCTTCGAGGAAGGTaggaaattatttttcgagtttgccAGTAAAGTTGCTGATGCAGCTGTAGGAAGAGATGAACAGAGGAAGGATATTCGTAAAATTTTTAAGAAACGTAGATTGCGTGAAACTAAAAATGTGAATCAAATGCGAGTAAAGCGGGGTTTGAAGTTAGTGAAAAATAAACGAAGATAA
- the LOC131685719 gene encoding pachytene checkpoint protein 2 homolog: protein MDTPGRINVEIACTKGFCKERPAPDLQQAIRQYIADVKTLPKDHVFQVCYPNVDSVMICDRITESTPRNNLCVITYLLRDETGEEETIEQDGDEIQIANHWMLPAREFHGMWESLIYDECLKDDLMSFMQTTMLFSRKNVNPNLIACNRLILLHGPPGTGKTSLCKALAQKLSIRMQAHYKHAHLIEINSHSLFSKWFSESGKLVQKVFGQIHELCQDQSSLVCVLVDEVESIAFARESISNNEPSDSIRVVNAVLTQLDRIRKYPNVFVLATSNLTGRIDLAFLDRADIVQFIGNPSLPAIYQIYRTALDDLQSAGVITVEDFVPAYEEATEMSVVASNLKSVANLSVGLSGRSLRKVPFLAHALFVQQEETTMLKFLGAMRNAVRRMRRDKEMLETKHQPKQSSDSNGVSSENATAEGTDNGQ, encoded by the exons ATGGATACCCCCGGAAGGATCAATGTTGAGATCGCCTGCACAAAAGG GTTCTGCAAAGAACGTCCCGCTCCCGACCTGCAGCAGGCAATACGCCAATATATAGCGGACGTCAAAACCCTCCCCAAAGATCATGTCTTCCAGGTGTGCTACCCAAACGTGGATAGCGTAATGATTTGCGATAGGATCACGGAGAGTACCCCACGAAACAACTTATGTGTGATCACGTACCTGTTGCGGGACGAGACGGGAGAAGAAGAAACTATTGAACAGGATGGAGATGAGATCCAGATAGCTAATCACTGGATGCTTCCGGCTCGGGAGTTTCATGGCATGTGGGAAAGTCTAATTTATGACGAATGTTTGAAAGATGATTTGATGAGTTTCATGCAGACAACGATGCTGTTTTCACGGAAGAATGTCAATCCTAATCTGATCGCATGTAATCG GTTGATCCTATTGCACGGTCCACCCGGGACAggaaaaaccagtctttgtaagGCTTTGGCACAGAAACTATCGATCCGTATGCAGGCTCACTACAAACACGCGCACCTGATCGAGATCAATAGTCATAGTTTGTTCTCCAAATGGTTTTCCGAGAGCGGTAAACTAgttcagaaagttttcggtcaAATTCATGAGCTTTGCCAGGATCAATCATCTCTGGTTTGCGTTCTAGTGGATGAAGTGGAATCAATTGCCTTTGCAAGAGAATCCATTTCGAACAACGAACCAAGTGACAGTATTCGCGTGGTCAACGCTGTGCTGACTCAGTTAGACCGCATTCGCAAATATCCGAACGTATTCGTGCTGGCCACTTCCAATCTGACTGGGCGCATTGATTTAGCCTTTCTAGATCGAGCGGATATCGTGCAGTTTATCGGAAATCCCAGTTTGCCTGCCATCTATCAAATTTATCGAACGGCTTTGGATGATCTGCAGAGTGCAGGGGTCATCACGGTTGAAGATTTCGTTCCAGCGTATGAAGAGGCCACGGAAATGTCAGTAGTGGCAAGCAATCTCAAATCCGTCGCGAATTTAAGCGTCGGGCTCAGCGGAAGAAGTTTACGCAAGGTTCCCTTTCTGGCACACGCTCTGTTCGTGCAGCAGGAAGAAACCACGATGCTCAAGTTTCTCGGGGCAATGAGAAATGCGGTCCGTCGGATGCGCCGTGATAAAGAGATGCTAGAAACGAAACACCAACCAAAACAATCGTCGGATTCCAATGGAGTTTCCAGCGAGAATGCCACTGCTGAGGGAACAGATAATGGTCAATAA
- the LOC131682109 gene encoding uncharacterized protein LOC131682109: MQKHKQEFEMIRIVLLLVAAYLPLNYCKIEIEMQRFEQLGATSLIDATNLRIRKYNRTSPVLNGTILIHKDLNNFYEGSMKVFYSRLGNNQFNEYPLKWSPKPFCHMLNDSYRDLQHIFLNHSNFPQVSDEGLCPFPQGTYWFNNAMFPTEFIPQIVQNGYWRMSIMVNDDVHLNLYTYVKNTLT; encoded by the exons ATGCAGAAGCATAAGCAGGAATTCGAGATGATACGAATTGTTCTGTTACTAGTTGCGGCATACCTTCCACTAAACTACTGCAAGATAGAAATTGAAATGCAGCGATTCGAGCAACTTGGTGCGACAAGTTTAATTGATGCTACCAACCTGCGCATTCGGAAGTACAACCGAACATCTCCGGTGCTTAATGGAACAATATTGATACACAAGGATCTGAACAACTTCTAtgag GGTTCGATGAAAGTTTTCTACAGTCGCCTTGGCAACAATCAGTTCAACGAGTACCCGCTGAAATGGTCGCCCAAACCATTCTGTCACATGTTGAACGATTCCTACCGTGACCTTCAGCATATCTTTCTAAACCATTCCAATTTTCCCCAAGTGTCGGACGAAGGTCTCTGTCCATTTCCGCAGGGAACATACTGGTTCAACAATGCCATGTTTCCAACCGAGTTTATACCACAGATTGTGCAAAATGGTTACTGGAGGATGAGTATCATGGTCAACGATGATGTTCATTTGAACCTATACACGTATGTGAAGAACACGTTGACTTAA